A window of the Scandinavium goeteborgense genome harbors these coding sequences:
- a CDS encoding DEAD/DEAH family ATP-dependent RNA helicase, protein MTDTIETTTIETTFSDLGLNDSIIKALNDLGYEKPSPIQAECIPHLLGGRDVLGMAQTGSGKTAAFSLPLLHNLDPELKAPQILVLAPTRELAVQVAEAMTDFSKHMHGVNVVALYGGQRYDVQLRALRQGPQIVVGTPGRLLDHLKRGTLNLSSLKGLVLDEADEMLRMGFIEDVETIMAQIPEGHQTALFSATMPEAIRRITRRFMKEPQEVRIQSSVTTRPDISQSYWTVWGMRKNEALVRFLESEDFDAAIIFVRTKNATLEVAEALEQSGYNSAALNGDMNQSLREQTLDRLKDGRLDILIATDVAARGLDVERISLVVNYDIPMDSESYVHRIGRTGRAGRAGRALLFVENRERRLLRNIERTMKLTIPEVELPTRELLSERRLAKFSAKIQQQLESSDLDIYRGLLAKIQPSADEALDMETLAAALLKMAQGERPLILPPDAPMRPKREFRDRDERFDRNDRAPRGDRNDRGPRGDRPERSGEDRPRRERRDVGDMQLYRIEVGRDDGVEVRHIVGAIANEGDISSRYIGNIKLFGTHSTIELPKGMPGEVLQHFTRTRILNKPMNMQLVGDAVPHTGGGERRGAPAGGRGGFGERREGGRSEGARGGEGRRFSGERREGGGAGRFSGERREGGRGPRRDDAPVRRRPTEA, encoded by the coding sequence ATGACTGATACCATCGAGACTACTACTATCGAAACTACTTTTTCCGATCTGGGTCTTAACGACTCCATCATTAAAGCTCTGAACGATCTGGGCTACGAAAAACCATCTCCAATCCAGGCAGAGTGTATTCCACATCTGCTGGGTGGCCGCGATGTACTGGGTATGGCCCAGACGGGTAGCGGCAAAACTGCAGCGTTCTCTTTACCGCTGCTGCACAACCTTGATCCAGAGCTGAAAGCACCACAAATCCTGGTGCTGGCACCGACCCGCGAACTGGCGGTTCAGGTTGCTGAAGCCATGACGGATTTCTCTAAACATATGCACGGCGTAAACGTTGTGGCCCTTTACGGTGGCCAGCGTTATGACGTACAGCTGCGCGCCCTGCGTCAGGGACCACAAATTGTTGTCGGTACCCCAGGTCGTCTGCTCGATCACTTAAAACGTGGCACGCTGAACCTGTCCAGCCTGAAAGGTCTGGTCCTGGATGAAGCTGATGAAATGCTGCGTATGGGCTTCATCGAAGACGTTGAAACCATTATGGCTCAGATCCCAGAAGGTCATCAGACCGCTCTGTTCTCTGCAACCATGCCAGAAGCGATTCGTCGTATTACTCGTCGTTTCATGAAAGAACCGCAGGAAGTTCGCATTCAGTCTAGCGTAACGACCCGTCCTGACATCAGCCAGAGCTACTGGACTGTATGGGGCATGCGTAAGAACGAAGCGCTGGTGCGTTTCCTGGAATCAGAAGATTTTGATGCGGCGATTATCTTCGTACGTACCAAAAATGCGACCCTGGAAGTGGCTGAAGCGCTGGAACAGAGTGGCTATAACAGTGCCGCGCTGAACGGCGACATGAACCAGTCCCTGCGTGAGCAGACTCTGGATCGTCTGAAAGATGGTCGTCTGGACATCCTGATTGCGACCGACGTTGCGGCCCGTGGCCTGGACGTTGAGCGTATTAGCCTGGTTGTTAACTACGACATCCCAATGGACTCCGAGTCTTACGTTCACCGTATCGGCCGTACCGGTCGTGCAGGTCGTGCTGGCCGTGCGCTGCTGTTCGTTGAGAACCGCGAGCGTCGTCTGCTGCGTAACATCGAACGCACCATGAAGCTGACGATTCCAGAAGTAGAACTGCCAACCCGTGAACTGCTGAGTGAGCGTCGTCTGGCTAAGTTCTCCGCTAAAATTCAGCAGCAGCTGGAAAGCAGCGATCTGGATATCTACCGCGGTCTGCTGGCAAAAATTCAGCCTTCTGCTGATGAAGCACTGGATATGGAAACTCTGGCCGCAGCACTGCTGAAAATGGCTCAGGGCGAACGTCCTCTGATCCTGCCACCAGATGCACCGATGCGTCCTAAGCGTGAGTTCCGCGATCGTGACGAACGTTTCGACCGTAATGACCGTGCTCCGCGCGGCGATCGTAACGACCGTGGCCCACGTGGTGACCGTCCAGAGCGTAGCGGTGAAGACCGTCCGCGTCGCGAACGTCGTGACGTTGGTGATATGCAGCTGTACCGCATTGAAGTGGGTCGTGATGACGGCGTTGAAGTTCGTCACATTGTTGGCGCTATCGCTAACGAAGGCGATATCAGCAGCCGTTACATCGGTAACATCAAGCTGTTCGGTACCCACTCTACTATCGAGCTGCCGAAAGGTATGCCGGGCGAAGTTCTGCAGCACTTTACTCGCACCCGCATCCTGAACAAGCCGATGAACATGCAGCTGGTCGGTGATGCAGTGCCGCACACCGGTGGCGGTGAGCGTCGCGGTGCTCCTGCTGGTGGTCGTGGCGGTTTCGGTGAGCGTCGTGAAGGCGGTCGCAGCGAAGGTGCTCGCGGTGGCGAAGGTCGTCGCTTCAGCGGTGAACGTCGTGAAGGTGGTGGTGCAGGCCGTTTCAGCGGTGAGCGTCGCGAAGGTGGCCGTGGGCCACGTCGTGATGATGCGCCAGTGCGTCGTCGTCCTACCGAAGCATAA
- the nlpI gene encoding lipoprotein NlpI, which translates to MKPFLRWCFVATALTLAGCSNSSAWRKSEVLAVPLQPTLQQEVILARMEQILASRALSDDERAQLLYERGVLYDSLGLRALARNDFSQALAIRPDMPEVFNYLGIYLTQAGNFDAAYEAFDSVLELDPTYNYAYLNRGIALYYGGRAKLAQDDLLAFYQDDPNDPFRSLWLYIVERKLDEKQAVVALKQRYEKSDKEQWGWNIVEFYLGDISEATLMDRLKTDATDNTSLAEHLSETNFYLGKYYLSLGDKDSATALFKLAVANNVHNFVEHRYALLELALLGQEQDDLAESDQQ; encoded by the coding sequence ATGAAGCCTTTTTTGCGCTGGTGTTTCGTTGCGACAGCACTCACGCTGGCAGGATGCAGCAACTCCTCTGCCTGGCGTAAGAGTGAAGTCCTGGCGGTGCCATTGCAACCGACATTGCAGCAAGAAGTGATTCTGGCACGTATGGAACAAATTCTTGCCAGTCGGGCTTTATCCGATGATGAACGCGCACAGCTTTTATATGAGCGCGGAGTGTTGTATGATAGTCTCGGTTTGAGAGCATTAGCGCGTAACGATTTCTCGCAAGCGCTGGCAATCAGACCCGATATGCCTGAAGTATTCAATTACTTAGGCATTTATTTAACGCAGGCAGGCAATTTTGATGCTGCCTATGAAGCGTTTGATTCTGTACTTGAGCTTGATCCAACTTACAATTACGCATATCTGAACCGCGGCATCGCGCTTTATTACGGTGGTCGTGCTAAGTTAGCGCAAGATGATCTGCTGGCGTTTTATCAAGACGATCCCAATGATCCTTTCCGTAGTCTGTGGCTATACATCGTTGAGCGGAAGCTCGATGAGAAGCAGGCTGTCGTAGCACTCAAGCAGCGCTACGAAAAATCGGACAAAGAGCAATGGGGATGGAACATTGTCGAGTTCTATCTCGGTGACATTAGCGAAGCAACGCTGATGGATCGCCTGAAGACGGACGCAACGGATAACACCTCGCTCGCTGAACATCTCAGTGAAACAAACTTCTATTTAGGTAAGTACTACCTAAGTCTGGGGGACAAGGACAGCGCTACGGCACTGTTCAAACTGGCGGTCGCTAACAACGTTCATAACTTTGTTGAGCACCGATACGCATTGTTGGAATTAGCGCTCTTGGGCCAGGAGCAAGATGACCTGGCAGAATCGGACCAGCAATAG
- the mtr gene encoding tryptophan permease has product MATLTTTATRPSLIGGVVIIGGTIIGAGMFSLPVVMSGAWFFWSLAALVFTWFCMLHSGLMILEANLNYRIGSSFDTITKDLLGKRWNIINGLSIAFVLYILTYAYISASGSILHHTFSEMSLNVPPRLAGLGFAILVAFVVWLSTKAVSRMTAIVLGAKVITFFLTFGSLLGHVESPTLFNVAEQHATYLPYLLMTLPFCLASFGYHGNVPSLMKYYGKDPKTIVKCLVYGTLLALGLYAVWLLGTMGNISRPEFIGIAQKGGNIDVLVQALSGVLNSRSLDLLLVVFSNFAVASSFLGVTLGLFDYLADLFKFDDAPLGRFKTALLTFFPPVIGGLLWPNGFLYAIGYAGLAATIWAAIVPALLARKSRKRFGSPQFRVWGGKPMIALILLFGVGNVVVHFLSSFNVLPVYQ; this is encoded by the coding sequence ATGGCGACATTGACCACCACAGCAACCCGGCCGTCATTGATTGGCGGGGTGGTGATTATCGGCGGAACGATTATTGGTGCAGGGATGTTCTCGCTGCCGGTGGTCATGTCCGGAGCGTGGTTCTTCTGGTCGCTGGCGGCATTGGTGTTCACCTGGTTCTGCATGCTGCATTCCGGGCTAATGATCCTCGAGGCCAACCTCAACTATCGGATTGGCTCGAGCTTCGACACCATCACTAAAGATTTGCTCGGTAAGCGCTGGAACATCATCAACGGGCTGTCGATTGCGTTCGTGCTCTACATTCTGACCTACGCCTACATCTCAGCGAGCGGCTCGATTCTGCACCACACGTTCAGTGAAATGTCGCTGAATGTGCCGCCGCGTCTGGCCGGGTTGGGCTTCGCGATTCTGGTGGCGTTTGTGGTGTGGCTCAGTACCAAAGCGGTCAGCCGAATGACGGCGATTGTCCTCGGCGCGAAAGTGATTACTTTCTTCCTGACCTTCGGCAGCTTGCTTGGTCACGTAGAATCGCCAACGTTGTTCAACGTGGCGGAACAGCACGCGACCTATCTGCCGTATCTGCTGATGACGCTGCCGTTCTGCCTGGCGTCGTTCGGCTATCACGGTAATGTGCCAAGCCTGATGAAGTATTACGGCAAAGATCCTAAGACCATCGTCAAGTGCCTGGTATACGGCACACTGCTGGCGCTGGGCCTGTATGCCGTGTGGCTGCTGGGGACGATGGGGAATATCTCGCGTCCAGAATTTATCGGCATTGCGCAGAAGGGCGGTAACATTGATGTGCTGGTGCAGGCGCTGAGCGGCGTGCTGAACAGTCGTAGTCTGGATCTTCTGCTGGTTGTGTTCTCAAACTTTGCCGTCGCGAGTTCTTTCCTCGGCGTGACGCTGGGCCTGTTCGACTATCTGGCGGATCTGTTCAAGTTTGACGATGCCCCGCTCGGACGTTTTAAAACCGCGCTGTTGACCTTCTTTCCACCGGTGATTGGCGGCCTGCTGTGGCCGAACGGTTTCCTGTATGCGATTGGCTATGCCGGTCTGGCGGCGACCATCTGGGCGGCGATTGTACCCGCGCTGCTGGCGCGTAAATCACGCAAGCGCTTTGGTAGTCCGCAGTTCCGCGTATGGGGTGGAAAGCCGATGATTGCGCTGATTCTGCTGTTTGGGGTCGGTAACGTGGTGGTTCACTTCCTGTCGAGCTTCAATGTGTTGCCAGTGTATCAGTAA
- a CDS encoding luciferase-like monooxygenase — translation MTDKNCAFSVLDLAPIPQGSSAKEAFSHSLDLARLAEKRGYHRYWLAEHHNMSGIASAATSVLIGYLAANTSTLHLGSGGVMLPNHSPLVIAEQFGTLNTLYPGRIDLGLGRAPGSDQPTMRALRRHMGGDIDNFPRDVAELVDWFDARDPNPQVRPVPGYGEKIPVWLLGSSLYSAQLAAQLGLPFAFASHFAPDMLFQALQLYRTQFKPSARLEKPYAMVCINIIAADSNRDAEFLFTTMQQAFVKLRRGETGQLPPPIQNMDHFWTPGEKYGVDQALGMSLVGDKTKIRHGLESVLRETQADEIMVNGQIFDHQARLHSFDLAMQVKEELLG, via the coding sequence ATGACTGACAAAAATTGTGCATTCTCGGTGCTGGATCTGGCGCCGATCCCTCAGGGCTCTTCAGCGAAAGAAGCCTTTTCCCATTCGCTCGACCTCGCCCGCCTCGCGGAGAAGCGTGGTTATCACCGTTACTGGCTGGCCGAACACCACAATATGAGTGGGATCGCCAGCGCCGCAACCTCGGTGTTGATTGGCTATCTGGCCGCTAACACCTCGACGCTTCACCTCGGGTCTGGCGGGGTCATGTTGCCCAACCACTCTCCATTGGTGATTGCCGAGCAGTTCGGCACCCTGAACACGCTGTATCCAGGCCGTATCGATTTGGGGCTGGGACGTGCGCCGGGCAGCGATCAGCCGACGATGCGCGCCCTGCGCCGTCATATGGGCGGTGATATTGATAACTTCCCGCGCGACGTTGCCGAACTGGTCGACTGGTTTGATGCGCGTGATCCCAATCCGCAGGTGCGTCCGGTCCCGGGATACGGTGAAAAAATTCCGGTGTGGCTGCTGGGCTCAAGCCTTTACAGCGCCCAGCTTGCCGCACAGCTGGGGCTGCCGTTCGCCTTCGCCTCGCACTTCGCGCCCGATATGTTGTTCCAGGCGTTGCAGCTCTATCGCACCCAGTTCAAACCGTCAGCGCGTCTGGAAAAACCGTACGCGATGGTCTGCATCAATATCATTGCTGCCGACAGCAACCGGGATGCGGAATTCCTGTTCACCACCATGCAGCAGGCGTTTGTGAAACTGCGTCGGGGCGAAACCGGGCAACTGCCACCGCCGATTCAGAACATGGATCACTTCTGGACGCCGGGCGAGAAATACGGCGTCGATCAGGCGCTCGGCATGTCGTTGGTGGGAGATAAAACGAAAATTCGTCATGGGCTGGAATCGGTGCTGCGTGAAACACAGGCCGACGAAATCATGGTCAACGGGCAGATTTTCGATCACCAGGCGCGCCTGCATTCGTTCGATTTGGCGATGCAGGTGAAAGAGGAGTTGTTGGGATAG
- the yrbN gene encoding protein YrbN yields MKIAGQFHDELCRLAAIYEARVLHD; encoded by the coding sequence ATGAAAATTGCAGGTCAATTTCACGATGAGTTATGTAGACTGGCCGCCATCTACGAGGCACGTGTACTACATGACTGA